A genome region from Tenebrio molitor chromosome 4, icTenMoli1.1, whole genome shotgun sequence includes the following:
- the LOC138129914 gene encoding uncharacterized protein isoform X3 — MNTQREKMLFWLIIYCYLLVKLMSAEVITLIKDSNVTCLITENSVAYYSTSPDITVNRQSSDINVTWIYDDWRNIHSKNSSHGPVTDRRWKGFTKGKFDGFIMNNNVRCFSIYADGGNVTLEFTSGDLKQDIKSLNIKDDDSIDENIRKSSFHWLHYALIRKNNSVNISTNGNVIQTIHLDFVPRSLVIYSNYLKFHDYYFKYSDTITTTKNFSSYLIFDTPKNMCLSFFTSVDKNCYLDVIVNVNKINVFNQTVKGFNEDNLLKSWKEIEIKTNLIGKGEIIFFRRRLDNNTTGYWAIDDIRFCNKNIEIISTDFSHKSDNKVLCKNLNAEYKPGVNMFCNKTGYLGKNCSVSCEQLLGKSYSNCENYTVCLENEFCYCASGYTGASCERTCNPGYWGINCSSLCSSACEICDQTNHCTKCKSKFFGEECSEQLPVVLEPPKLNFITDESVTIEISNLKCSDDEAKPDHYQIQYKQVDEKIYKNFSDPELVTLSTTYRSHIYRISNLTTKTHAYNIRVILMVQNKSFTVDIPELTTFRKTLQATMDDSSLLLRWTGIEEGRSFNYSINHNCTGKFYSNEIMINYTSTNEITTRIENKLTLQTCEIQLWVRIRNSTELIDSILIVPSKLPEATTTDHDFPKAEPESKESARVVVPELKNSTSLESSTVEVPLTSENMDKIFKKYGTHYNQITLTSKLKTTLKGVIGKRHIQHHEVKSSLTNKSILFLISGLILTLAIIISLSSIYYHYALRKGDAQETVMLEEIVPITSEHDQTHNTNIKVADFEDAVRKIIFTNILENELHSIPHTATTTCHIGLESKNINRNKDRFHIPYDCTRVILRPLPGLGTHDYINASYINGYDKPKAYIACQGPKFYTVKDFWRLIWQENVETIVMATNLLENKKRMCAEYWPQKVNALYECGNMTIKLIKEENFEYHDIRVLEICYDIYTRKIEHLHLKWHSSDEIPFYPNDLIPVVKHIRKITENSEVPIVIHSGFGVNRTGTLILCDLALAMANSTNEVNIYNLTRKLREQRPRMVNKTKNYLLVHLVVLEVFVEMENPFKKRIQENLDKNIIKQQLGYLNRLCWNDRVIESPMSQCATTSRLHPSFVDGYGTRKNFIIIQQPNEQTVAKFWKLIVTEEVTHILFLKKVNKKISLWPHRNVGSTGIILVRFLEETRKSYGTINYLHVRRFNKTTGQNWNEQKQSPNSVDNFLEITLEFNKLSKGQEPCLIACNDGICASGLFVVISYVLNKYEMELKIDVCNAIRTARRSGTQFIHNSVISGPTCISVLQRCTSVKDHYSNLSVAASKSLGFIIHCSRDLKESILKLYVSFVRSKLE, encoded by the exons ATGAACACGCAACgcgaaaaaatgttattttggtTAATTATATATTGTTATTTACTTGTAAAATTAATGTCGGCTGAAGTGATTACACTAATTAAAGATTCAAATGTCACATGTCtaataactgaaaattcaGTTGCCTATTACAGTACATCACCAGATATTacag TTAACCGCCAATCGAGTGACATTAACGTAACTTGGATTTATGATGATTGGAGAAATATACATTCGAAAAATTCCTCGCATGGCCCTGTTACAGATAGGCGATGGAAGG gATTCACTAAAGGGAAATTTGATGGTTTTATTATGAATAATAACGTGCGTTGCTTCTCAATATATGCTGATGGTGGTAACGTGACACTTGAATTCACTTCTGGAGATCTGAAACAGGACATCAAATCACTTAACATAAAAGATGATGATAGCATCGAT gaAAATATTAGAAAATCTTCTTTTCATTGGTTGCATTACGCATTAATACGAAAAAACAATAGTGTTAACATATCAACTAACGGTAATGTAATTCAAACCATACATTTGGACTTTGTTCCACGTTCTCTCGTAATTTACagcaattatttaaaatttcatgacT attatttcaaatattcTGACACAATCACCACgaccaaaaatttttcaagttatttaatttttgatactCCTAAAAATATGTGTCTATCTTTTTTTACATCTGTGGATAAAAACTGTTATCTGGATGTAATTgttaatgtcaataaaataaatgtttttaaccAAACAGTTAAAGGATTTAATGAAGATAATTTGTTGAAGAGTTGgaaagaaattgaaataaaaactaatttaattggaaaaggagaaattatattttttcggAGGCGGTTAGATAATAATACCACAGGGTACTGGGCAATAGATGATATccgtttttgtaataaaaacataG aaattatttccaCAGACTTTTCTCATAAAAGTgacaataaagttttatgtaaaAATCTAAATGCAGAATATAAACCAGGAGTTaatatgttttgtaataaGACTGGGTATTTAGGAAAAAACTGCAGTGTAAGCTGTGAACAATTGCTAGGAAAATCCTATTCGAATTGTGAAAATTATACAGTATGTTTAGAAAACGAATTTTGTTACTGTGCTTCGGGATATACCGGAGCATCTTGTGAAAGAA CTTGTAATCCGGGCTACTGGGGAATAAATTGTAGTTCATTGTGTAGTTCTGCATGTGAAATTTGTGATCAGACGAATCATTGTACAAAAtgtaaaagtaaattttttggaGAAGAATGCTCAG aacAACTGCCAGTTGTGTTGGAACCTCCcaaacttaattttattacagacGAATCAGTAACTATTGAAATTAGTAACCTAAAATGTAGTGATGATGAAGCAAAACCGGACCATTATCAAATCCAATATAAGCAA GTTGACGAAAAAATTTACAAGAACTTTTCGGATCCAGAATTGGTTACATTGAGTACCACCTACAGAAGTCATATTTATAGGATTAGTAATTTGACGACAAAAACACACGCATATAACATAAGAGTAATATTGATGGTTCAAAATAAATCCTTCACAGTTGATATACCGGAGTTAACAACATTTAGAA AAACTCTGCAAGCAACTATGGATGATTCTAGTCTGTTATTAAGATGGACAGGCATCGAAGAAGGAAGATCCTTTAATTATTCCATAAATCATAAC TGCACtggaaaattttattcaaacgAAATAATGATAAACTATACATCAACAAACGAAATAACAACcagaattgaaaataaattaacgcTCCAAACTTGTGAGATACAATTATGGGTCAGAATAAGAAACAGCACTGAACTAATTGACAGTATTTTAATTGTACCATCGAAGCTTCCTGAAGCGACAACAACGGATCATGATTTTCCAAAAGCAGAACCAGAATCCAAAGAGTCTGCAAGAGTTGTGGTCCCCGAATTGAAAAATAGTACTTCATTGGAATCTTCAACCGTTGAAGTACCGTTAACTTCAGAAAATAtggataaaatttttaaaaaatatggaacTCACTACAACCAAATAACTCTGACTTCGAAGTTGAAAACGACACTTAAAG gCGTTATAGGAAAGCGTCACATCCAACATCACGAAGTTAAAAGCAGTCTTACCAATAAGAGCATCTTATTTCTTATATCAGgattaattttaacattggCAATTATAATTTCCTTATCAAGTATCTATTATCATTATGCATTGAGAAAGGGTGACGCCCAAGAGACTGTTATGCTGGAGGAAATAGTGCCTATAACTAGTGAGCATGATCAAACACATAACACAAACATAAAAGTAGCAGATTTTGAAGATGCtgtaagaaaaataattttcacaaatATATTGGAAAACGAGCTTCAC TCCATACCTCACACAGCAACGACAACATGTCACATTGGCTTAGAAAGTAAGAATATTAATAGGAACAAAGATCGGTTTCACATTCCAT ATGACTGTACTCGGGTTATACTAAGGCCACTACCGGGGCTAGGAACTCATGATTATATAAACGCCAGTTACATAAAC GGTTACGACAAACCTAAAGCTTATATTGCTTGTCAGGGACCTAAATTTTATACAGTGAAAGATTTTTGGAGGTTAATTTGGCAAGAGAATGTCGAAACAATCGTAATGGCCACTAACttgttggaaaataaaaaa AGAATGTGCGCCGAGTACTGGCCGCAAAAAGTCAATGCTTTGTACGAATGTGGAAATATGACAATCAAACTAATTAAAGAAGAAAACTTCGAGTACCATGACATTCGGGTACTTGAAATATGTTACGATATCTACACGAGAAAAATTGAACATCTCCATCTGAAATGGCATTCCAGCGATGAAATTCCATTTTATCCAAACGATTTGATACCAGTAGTAAAACACATAAGGAAAATTACTGAAAACAGTGAAGTCCCAATTGTGATTCATTCAGG ATTTGGGGTAAACAGAACAGGAACTTTAATTTTATGCGATCTAGCTTTAGCAATGGCAAATTCAACAAATGAagttaatatttataatttaacaagaaaattaaGAGAACAAAGACCTCGTATGGTAAACAAAACG aagaACTATTTACTagtacatttggttgttttgGAAGTTTTCGTAGAAATGGAAAAtccatttaaaaaacgtaTTCAGGAAAACttagataaaaatattatcaaaCAACAACTAGGCTATCTAAATAGGTTATGTTGGAATGACAGAGTTATTGAATCCCCGATGTCTCAATGTGCAACCACCAGTCGACTGCACCCGAGTTTTG TGGACGGTTACGGAACGAGAAAAAACTTCATAATTATACAACAACCAAACGAACAAACTGttgcaaaattttggaaattaattgtaacagaagaagttactcatattttatttttgaaaaaagttaaC aaaaaaatttcgctATGGCCCCACAGGAATGTTGGTTCTActgggataattttagtgAGATTCTTAGAGGAAACCAGAAAATCCTATGGCACAATAAATTACTTACACGTCCGAAGattcaataaaacgactggacaa AATTGGAATGAGCAAAAACAATCACCAAATTCTGTTGACAACTTCCTTGAAATTACATTAGAATTTAACAAGCTTAGTAAAGGCCAGGAACCCTGCTTAATCGCGTGTAA TGATGGAATCTGCGCTTCTGGTTTATTTGTGGTCATTTCGTATGTTTTAAATAAGTACGAAATGGAATTGAAAATCGATGTGTGTAATGCTATACGTACTGCGAGGAGAAGTGGAACACAGTTTATACACAATTcg
- the LOC138129914 gene encoding uncharacterized protein isoform X1, which yields MNTQREKMLFWLIIYCYLLVKLMSAEVITLIKDSNVTCLITENSVAYYSTSPDITVNRQSSDINVTWIYDDWRNIHSKNSSHGPVTDRRWKGFTKGKFDGFIMNNNVRCFSIYADGGNVTLEFTSGDLKQDIKSLNIKDDDSIDENIRKSSFHWLHYALIRKNNSVNISTNGNVIQTIHLDFVPRSLVIYSNYLKFHDYYFKYSDTITTTKNFSSYLIFDTPKNMCLSFFTSVDKNCYLDVIVNVNKINVFNQTVKGFNEDNLLKSWKEIEIKTNLIGKGEIIFFRRRLDNNTTGYWAIDDIRFCNKNIEIISTDFSHKSDNKVLCKNLNAEYKPGVNMFCNKTGYLGKNCSVSCEQLLGKSYSNCENYTVCLENEFCYCASGYTGASCERTCNPGYWGINCSSLCSSACEICDQTNHCTKCKSKFFGEECSEQLPVVLEPPKLNFITDESVTIEISNLKCSDDEAKPDHYQIQYKQVDEKIYKNFSDPELVTLSTTYRSHIYRISNLTTKTHAYNIRVILMVQNKSFTVDIPELTTFRKTLQATMDDSSLLLRWTGIEEGRSFNYSINHNCTGKFYSNEIMINYTSTNEITTRIENKLTLQTCEIQLWVRIRNSTELIDSILIVPSKLPEATTTDHDFPKAEPESKESARVVVPELKNSTSLESSTVEVPLTSENMDKIFKKYGTHYNQITLTSKLKTTLKGVIGKRHIQHHEVKSSLTNKSILFLISGLILTLAIIISLSSIYYHYALRKGDAQETVMLEEIVPITSEHDQTHNTNIKVADFEDAVRKIIFTNILENELHSIPHTATTTCHIGLESKNINRNKDRFHIPYDCTRVILRPLPGLGTHDYINASYINGYDKPKAYIACQGPKFYTVKDFWRLIWQENVETIVMATNLLENKKRMCAEYWPQKVNALYECGNMTIKLIKEENFEYHDIRVLEICYDIYTRKIEHLHLKWHSSDEIPFYPNDLIPVVKHIRKITENSEVPIVIHSGFGVNRTGTLILCDLALAMANSTNEVNIYNLTRKLREQRPRMVNKTKNYLLVHLVVLEVFVEMENPFKKRIQENLDKNIIKQQLGYLNRLCWNDRVIESPMSQCATTSRLHPSFVDGYGTRKNFIIIQQPNEQTVAKFWKLIVTEEVTHILFLKKVNKKISLWPHRNVGSTGIILVRFLEETRKSYGTINYLHVRRFNKTTGQIIYDTNICLFILKNWNEQKQSPNSVDNFLEITLEFNKLSKGQEPCLIACNDGICASGLFVVISYVLNKYEMELKIDVCNAIRTARRSGTQFIHNSVISGPTCISVLQRCTSVKDHYSNLSVAASKSLGFIIHCSRDLKESILKLYVSFVRSKLE from the exons ATGAACACGCAACgcgaaaaaatgttattttggtTAATTATATATTGTTATTTACTTGTAAAATTAATGTCGGCTGAAGTGATTACACTAATTAAAGATTCAAATGTCACATGTCtaataactgaaaattcaGTTGCCTATTACAGTACATCACCAGATATTacag TTAACCGCCAATCGAGTGACATTAACGTAACTTGGATTTATGATGATTGGAGAAATATACATTCGAAAAATTCCTCGCATGGCCCTGTTACAGATAGGCGATGGAAGG gATTCACTAAAGGGAAATTTGATGGTTTTATTATGAATAATAACGTGCGTTGCTTCTCAATATATGCTGATGGTGGTAACGTGACACTTGAATTCACTTCTGGAGATCTGAAACAGGACATCAAATCACTTAACATAAAAGATGATGATAGCATCGAT gaAAATATTAGAAAATCTTCTTTTCATTGGTTGCATTACGCATTAATACGAAAAAACAATAGTGTTAACATATCAACTAACGGTAATGTAATTCAAACCATACATTTGGACTTTGTTCCACGTTCTCTCGTAATTTACagcaattatttaaaatttcatgacT attatttcaaatattcTGACACAATCACCACgaccaaaaatttttcaagttatttaatttttgatactCCTAAAAATATGTGTCTATCTTTTTTTACATCTGTGGATAAAAACTGTTATCTGGATGTAATTgttaatgtcaataaaataaatgtttttaaccAAACAGTTAAAGGATTTAATGAAGATAATTTGTTGAAGAGTTGgaaagaaattgaaataaaaactaatttaattggaaaaggagaaattatattttttcggAGGCGGTTAGATAATAATACCACAGGGTACTGGGCAATAGATGATATccgtttttgtaataaaaacataG aaattatttccaCAGACTTTTCTCATAAAAGTgacaataaagttttatgtaaaAATCTAAATGCAGAATATAAACCAGGAGTTaatatgttttgtaataaGACTGGGTATTTAGGAAAAAACTGCAGTGTAAGCTGTGAACAATTGCTAGGAAAATCCTATTCGAATTGTGAAAATTATACAGTATGTTTAGAAAACGAATTTTGTTACTGTGCTTCGGGATATACCGGAGCATCTTGTGAAAGAA CTTGTAATCCGGGCTACTGGGGAATAAATTGTAGTTCATTGTGTAGTTCTGCATGTGAAATTTGTGATCAGACGAATCATTGTACAAAAtgtaaaagtaaattttttggaGAAGAATGCTCAG aacAACTGCCAGTTGTGTTGGAACCTCCcaaacttaattttattacagacGAATCAGTAACTATTGAAATTAGTAACCTAAAATGTAGTGATGATGAAGCAAAACCGGACCATTATCAAATCCAATATAAGCAA GTTGACGAAAAAATTTACAAGAACTTTTCGGATCCAGAATTGGTTACATTGAGTACCACCTACAGAAGTCATATTTATAGGATTAGTAATTTGACGACAAAAACACACGCATATAACATAAGAGTAATATTGATGGTTCAAAATAAATCCTTCACAGTTGATATACCGGAGTTAACAACATTTAGAA AAACTCTGCAAGCAACTATGGATGATTCTAGTCTGTTATTAAGATGGACAGGCATCGAAGAAGGAAGATCCTTTAATTATTCCATAAATCATAAC TGCACtggaaaattttattcaaacgAAATAATGATAAACTATACATCAACAAACGAAATAACAACcagaattgaaaataaattaacgcTCCAAACTTGTGAGATACAATTATGGGTCAGAATAAGAAACAGCACTGAACTAATTGACAGTATTTTAATTGTACCATCGAAGCTTCCTGAAGCGACAACAACGGATCATGATTTTCCAAAAGCAGAACCAGAATCCAAAGAGTCTGCAAGAGTTGTGGTCCCCGAATTGAAAAATAGTACTTCATTGGAATCTTCAACCGTTGAAGTACCGTTAACTTCAGAAAATAtggataaaatttttaaaaaatatggaacTCACTACAACCAAATAACTCTGACTTCGAAGTTGAAAACGACACTTAAAG gCGTTATAGGAAAGCGTCACATCCAACATCACGAAGTTAAAAGCAGTCTTACCAATAAGAGCATCTTATTTCTTATATCAGgattaattttaacattggCAATTATAATTTCCTTATCAAGTATCTATTATCATTATGCATTGAGAAAGGGTGACGCCCAAGAGACTGTTATGCTGGAGGAAATAGTGCCTATAACTAGTGAGCATGATCAAACACATAACACAAACATAAAAGTAGCAGATTTTGAAGATGCtgtaagaaaaataattttcacaaatATATTGGAAAACGAGCTTCAC TCCATACCTCACACAGCAACGACAACATGTCACATTGGCTTAGAAAGTAAGAATATTAATAGGAACAAAGATCGGTTTCACATTCCAT ATGACTGTACTCGGGTTATACTAAGGCCACTACCGGGGCTAGGAACTCATGATTATATAAACGCCAGTTACATAAAC GGTTACGACAAACCTAAAGCTTATATTGCTTGTCAGGGACCTAAATTTTATACAGTGAAAGATTTTTGGAGGTTAATTTGGCAAGAGAATGTCGAAACAATCGTAATGGCCACTAACttgttggaaaataaaaaa AGAATGTGCGCCGAGTACTGGCCGCAAAAAGTCAATGCTTTGTACGAATGTGGAAATATGACAATCAAACTAATTAAAGAAGAAAACTTCGAGTACCATGACATTCGGGTACTTGAAATATGTTACGATATCTACACGAGAAAAATTGAACATCTCCATCTGAAATGGCATTCCAGCGATGAAATTCCATTTTATCCAAACGATTTGATACCAGTAGTAAAACACATAAGGAAAATTACTGAAAACAGTGAAGTCCCAATTGTGATTCATTCAGG ATTTGGGGTAAACAGAACAGGAACTTTAATTTTATGCGATCTAGCTTTAGCAATGGCAAATTCAACAAATGAagttaatatttataatttaacaagaaaattaaGAGAACAAAGACCTCGTATGGTAAACAAAACG aagaACTATTTACTagtacatttggttgttttgGAAGTTTTCGTAGAAATGGAAAAtccatttaaaaaacgtaTTCAGGAAAACttagataaaaatattatcaaaCAACAACTAGGCTATCTAAATAGGTTATGTTGGAATGACAGAGTTATTGAATCCCCGATGTCTCAATGTGCAACCACCAGTCGACTGCACCCGAGTTTTG TGGACGGTTACGGAACGAGAAAAAACTTCATAATTATACAACAACCAAACGAACAAACTGttgcaaaattttggaaattaattgtaacagaagaagttactcatattttatttttgaaaaaagttaaC aaaaaaatttcgctATGGCCCCACAGGAATGTTGGTTCTActgggataattttagtgAGATTCTTAGAGGAAACCAGAAAATCCTATGGCACAATAAATTACTTACACGTCCGAAGattcaataaaacgactggacaa ATCATTTACGATACTaatatttgtttgtttatacTGAAGAATTGGAATGAGCAAAAACAATCACCAAATTCTGTTGACAACTTCCTTGAAATTACATTAGAATTTAACAAGCTTAGTAAAGGCCAGGAACCCTGCTTAATCGCGTGTAA TGATGGAATCTGCGCTTCTGGTTTATTTGTGGTCATTTCGTATGTTTTAAATAAGTACGAAATGGAATTGAAAATCGATGTGTGTAATGCTATACGTACTGCGAGGAGAAGTGGAACACAGTTTATACACAATTcg